The following are encoded in a window of Bacillus sp. SORGH_AS_0510 genomic DNA:
- the murG gene encoding undecaprenyldiphospho-muramoylpentapeptide beta-N-acetylglucosaminyltransferase: MRIAVSGGGTGGHIYPALALIREIQKENKDAEFLYIGTTNGLESKIVPRENIPFQSIYITGFKRKLSFENVKTIIRFLKGVQDSKRILREFKPDVVIGTGGYVCGPVVYAAAKLRIPTIIHEQNSVPGLTNKFLSRYVNKIAVCFEEAKEYFPENKIAFTGNPRASEVLGQDGIRGRLSTGLSTTKPAVLIFGGSRGARPINEAVVKALPEFAEKDYQVLYVTGDVHYEDVKKEVELVGNPKNVIIKPFIHNMPEVLAGIDLVVSRAGATTLAELTSLGIPSILIPSPYVTNNHQEKNARSLSDHGAAELLLEKDLTSKSLVTHIDRILLNNENLMDMKTKAKKMGVPDSARRLYSLMRELVNRNAK, translated from the coding sequence ATGAGAATAGCAGTAAGCGGTGGAGGGACTGGCGGTCACATTTATCCTGCTCTTGCACTAATTAGAGAAATACAAAAAGAAAACAAAGACGCAGAGTTTTTATACATAGGTACTACAAACGGTCTAGAAAGCAAAATCGTCCCAAGAGAGAATATTCCTTTTCAGTCGATATATATTACTGGGTTTAAACGGAAGCTGTCCTTTGAAAATGTAAAAACAATCATTAGATTTCTAAAAGGTGTACAGGATAGTAAGAGAATTTTGAGGGAATTTAAACCAGATGTCGTTATTGGCACTGGTGGATATGTGTGTGGTCCAGTGGTATACGCTGCCGCTAAACTTCGCATTCCTACTATCATCCATGAGCAAAATAGCGTTCCTGGTTTGACTAATAAATTCTTAAGCCGATACGTGAACAAAATAGCTGTTTGTTTTGAGGAGGCAAAAGAATATTTTCCAGAAAATAAAATTGCCTTCACAGGTAATCCAAGAGCTTCGGAAGTGCTTGGGCAGGATGGAATTCGTGGTCGGCTATCCACAGGACTTAGCACGACTAAGCCTGCTGTTTTAATCTTTGGCGGAAGCCGAGGAGCGAGACCAATAAATGAAGCGGTTGTCAAAGCCTTGCCAGAGTTTGCAGAAAAAGATTACCAGGTTCTTTACGTTACTGGTGATGTCCATTACGAGGACGTAAAGAAGGAAGTAGAACTAGTTGGAAATCCTAAGAATGTAATAATTAAACCGTTTATTCATAATATGCCAGAGGTGCTAGCAGGCATTGACTTAGTTGTTTCAAGAGCGGGAGCTACAACCTTGGCGGAATTAACATCACTTGGTATCCCAAGTATTTTAATTCCAAGTCCCTATGTAACCAATAATCATCAAGAGAAAAACGCAAGGTCTCTAAGTGATCATGGTGCAGCTGAATTACTGTTAGAAAAGGATTTAACAAGTAAAAGCCTTGTCACACATATTGACCGTATCCTTTTAAATAATGAAAATCTAATGGATATGAAAACAAAGGCTAAAAAAATGGGTGTACCAGATTCAGCAAGAAGGCTCTATTCACTAATGAGAGAGCTTGTAAATCGAAACGCAAAGTAG
- the spoVE gene encoding stage V sporulation protein E, whose amino-acid sequence MPTKRTTPDFILMIVTFTLLAIGLIMVYSASAIWAEYKFDDSFFFAKRQTLFAGVGIAAMFFIMNINYWTWRTWAKTILIVCFVLLVLVLIPGIGNVRNGSRSWIGVGAFSIQPSEFMKLAMIAFLAKYLSERQKLITSFKKGLVPSLGLAFLAFAMIMLQPDLGTGTVMMGTCIVMIFIAGARIRHFAFLGLIGIAGFVGLIASAPYRIKRITSFLDPWSDPLGSGFQIIQSLYAIGPGGLFGLGLGESRQKFFYLPEPQTDFIFAILSEELGFIGGSFILLLFALLLWRGIRIALGAPDLYGSFLAVGIIAMVAIQVMINIGVVTGLMPVTGITLPFLSYGGSSLTLMLMAIGVLLNISRYSRY is encoded by the coding sequence GTGCCGACAAAACGAACAACTCCTGATTTTATTTTAATGATTGTAACTTTCACACTGCTGGCAATAGGGCTTATTATGGTTTACAGCGCGAGTGCTATATGGGCTGAATATAAATTTGATGATTCCTTTTTCTTTGCGAAAAGGCAGACCCTATTTGCCGGAGTCGGAATTGCAGCTATGTTTTTTATCATGAACATAAATTACTGGACATGGAGGACATGGGCTAAAACAATTTTGATCGTTTGTTTTGTCTTGTTAGTGTTGGTCTTAATTCCTGGTATCGGAAATGTCCGCAATGGTTCTAGGAGTTGGATTGGGGTTGGTGCATTCTCCATTCAACCATCTGAATTTATGAAACTTGCAATGATTGCCTTTTTAGCAAAATATCTTTCTGAACGGCAAAAGCTGATAACATCCTTTAAGAAGGGGCTTGTACCATCTTTAGGGCTTGCATTTTTGGCTTTTGCAATGATTATGCTGCAGCCTGATTTAGGAACCGGAACGGTCATGATGGGGACTTGTATTGTTATGATATTTATTGCTGGCGCACGCATTCGTCATTTTGCTTTCTTAGGATTAATAGGTATTGCAGGGTTTGTGGGATTAATTGCATCAGCACCATACCGAATAAAAAGGATTACCTCATTCTTGGATCCTTGGTCAGACCCTTTAGGAAGCGGGTTTCAGATCATTCAATCCTTGTATGCGATTGGTCCAGGCGGTCTCTTTGGGCTCGGTCTTGGTGAAAGCAGGCAAAAGTTTTTTTACTTACCAGAGCCACAAACGGATTTCATCTTTGCTATTCTTTCCGAAGAATTAGGGTTTATAGGTGGTTCGTTTATCCTTTTATTATTTGCGCTATTGTTATGGCGTGGGATTCGTATTGCTCTTGGGGCACCTGATTTATATGGCAGTTTTCTAGCAGTTGGAATTATTGCTATGGTTGCCATCCAAGTCATGATTAATATTGGAGTTGTAACGGGATTAATGCCAGTCACAGGTATTACGTTGCCATTTTTAAGTTATGGAGGATCTTCATTGACATTAATGCTAATGGCAATCGGTGTCCTCCTAAATATAAGCCGTTATTCAAGATACTAA
- the murD gene encoding UDP-N-acetylmuramoyl-L-alanine--D-glutamate ligase — protein sequence MKQIETYRHKKILVLGLAKSGVTAAALLHKLGAFVTVNDKKPLSENPEAQGLLEQGIKVICGDHPIELLDEGFELLVKNPGIPYHNPMIEGAIEKGIPVITEVELAYQISEAPFVGITGTNGKTTTTTLVYEMLNVGKKAPLIAGNIGTVASGVAQSATEENTIVIELSSFQLMGIDTFTPSIAIITNLYDAHLDYHGTRKEYIEAKANITKNQTELDYLIVNADQEDTMEIARHSKASIVPFSTKKKLTNGAYMDEGWIVFNGEKVMEIEEIALPGVHNLENILSAMAAAKLSGVDNKAIQEVLRTFTGVKHRLQYVTELNGRKFYNDSKATNILATVNALAAFDAPIILLAGGLDRGNEFDELLPYLKNVKTMITFGQTAPKMERVAKEAGIKTIKRVDNVDKAVPEAYRYSESGDVILLSPACASWDQYKTFEVRGDIFIEAVHKLK from the coding sequence TTGAAACAGATCGAAACTTATCGTCATAAAAAAATTCTAGTTCTTGGTTTAGCAAAGAGCGGTGTAACCGCTGCTGCACTCCTTCATAAGCTTGGTGCATTCGTTACAGTTAATGATAAAAAACCACTTTCAGAAAATCCAGAGGCACAAGGATTACTAGAGCAAGGGATAAAAGTAATTTGTGGTGATCATCCTATTGAACTCCTTGATGAGGGGTTCGAACTACTCGTAAAAAACCCTGGTATTCCTTATCACAATCCAATGATTGAAGGGGCGATCGAAAAGGGGATTCCTGTCATTACTGAAGTTGAGTTAGCATACCAAATTTCCGAGGCGCCATTTGTAGGCATCACAGGAACGAACGGTAAAACAACTACGACAACGCTAGTTTATGAAATGCTAAATGTAGGGAAAAAAGCTCCGTTAATTGCTGGGAACATTGGAACTGTTGCTTCAGGTGTGGCGCAGTCGGCAACCGAAGAAAATACAATTGTGATTGAACTATCATCCTTCCAGCTAATGGGGATAGATACATTTACACCGTCCATTGCAATCATTACAAATCTATACGATGCCCATTTAGATTATCATGGGACTAGAAAAGAGTATATCGAGGCAAAAGCTAATATTACCAAAAACCAAACCGAATTAGACTATTTAATTGTTAATGCGGATCAAGAAGATACGATGGAAATCGCTCGTCATTCAAAAGCTAGTATTGTTCCTTTTTCTACAAAAAAGAAGCTGACTAATGGTGCATACATGGATGAAGGCTGGATCGTGTTTAATGGTGAAAAGGTAATGGAAATAGAAGAAATTGCATTACCTGGAGTACATAATCTTGAAAATATCCTTTCTGCTATGGCAGCTGCCAAGCTATCGGGTGTAGACAATAAGGCTATTCAAGAAGTACTGCGAACCTTTACAGGAGTTAAACATCGTCTGCAATATGTGACTGAACTGAATGGTAGAAAATTTTATAACGACTCAAAAGCGACCAATATTTTAGCAACTGTTAATGCCCTTGCCGCATTTGATGCCCCAATTATTCTTCTTGCTGGGGGACTTGACCGTGGTAATGAATTTGACGAACTTCTTCCGTATTTGAAGAACGTGAAAACAATGATTACCTTTGGCCAAACGGCGCCTAAAATGGAACGAGTAGCAAAAGAGGCTGGAATAAAAACAATAAAGCGTGTCGATAATGTTGACAAGGCAGTGCCTGAAGCTTATCGATACTCTGAATCTGGTGACGTAATATTGTTATCCCCAGCGTGTGCTAGCTGGGATCAATATAAAACTTTTGAAGTCAGGGGAGACATTTTTATCGAAGCGGTGCATAAGCTTAAGTAA
- the mraY gene encoding phospho-N-acetylmuramoyl-pentapeptide-transferase, with translation MKEQVIFFTIVMGFLISVLLSPIFIPFLRRLKFGQSIREEGPKSHQKKSGTPTMGGVMILFSIIITTLVMIGKFSDQISTTTFLLLFVTFGFGLLGFLDDFIKVVLKRNLGLTSKQKLLGQIIISVVFYLIFKHTGQSTVITLPFGDFSFDLGWTYVLLILFWLVGFSNAVNLTDGLDGLVSGTAAIAFGAFAVLAWNQNNFEIAVFSVAVVGAVLGFLVFNAHPAKVFMGDTGSLALGGAIAAIAILTKLEILLIIIGGVFVIETLSVILQVISFKTTGKRIFRMSPLHHHYELVGWSEWRVVVTFWSVGLIFAVLGIYIEVWL, from the coding sequence ATGAAGGAGCAAGTTATATTTTTCACAATCGTAATGGGATTCCTCATCTCAGTTTTACTTTCTCCTATTTTTATTCCCTTCTTAAGAAGGTTGAAATTTGGACAAAGCATTAGGGAAGAAGGTCCTAAATCGCACCAAAAAAAATCAGGAACTCCAACAATGGGTGGAGTAATGATTTTGTTTTCTATTATCATTACAACATTGGTTATGATTGGGAAGTTTTCTGATCAAATTTCTACGACTACTTTTTTATTACTATTCGTTACTTTTGGTTTTGGACTGCTTGGCTTCTTAGATGATTTTATCAAAGTGGTTTTAAAACGAAATTTAGGATTAACTTCAAAGCAAAAATTGTTAGGTCAGATTATTATTTCTGTTGTTTTTTATCTTATCTTTAAACATACTGGACAATCTACGGTAATCACACTGCCATTTGGAGATTTTTCTTTTGATTTGGGTTGGACTTATGTTTTGCTTATTCTTTTCTGGCTTGTTGGATTCTCCAATGCAGTCAATCTAACAGATGGACTAGATGGCTTGGTTTCAGGAACTGCGGCAATTGCATTTGGTGCATTTGCTGTATTGGCTTGGAATCAAAATAACTTTGAAATTGCCGTATTTTCAGTGGCTGTAGTCGGTGCTGTCCTAGGGTTCCTAGTTTTTAATGCACATCCTGCGAAGGTTTTTATGGGGGATACTGGATCCTTGGCGCTTGGTGGCGCGATTGCTGCGATAGCTATTTTAACTAAACTTGAAATTTTGTTAATTATCATCGGTGGTGTGTTTGTTATAGAAACACTCTCAGTAATTTTGCAAGTAATTTCGTTTAAGACCACAGGGAAACGAATTTTCCGTATGAGCCCTCTACATCATCATTATGAATTAGTTGGGTGGTCTGAATGGCGAGTTGTTGTTACTTTTTGGAGTGTGGGATTAATTTTTGCAGTACTTGGAATCTATATAGAGGTGTGGTTGTAA
- a CDS encoding UDP-N-acetylmuramoyl-L-alanyl-D-glutamate--2,6-diaminopimelate ligase yields the protein MKLQELLKCLHPIVPYKGENPEITSIENDNRKVQKGSLFICIKGYTVDGHDFAGSAVENGAVAVLAERPLNIDVPVILVQDTIRAMAVVADAYYSQPTKKLHLIGITGTNGKTTTSHLIEKIFADAGKKTGLIGTMYTKIADQILETKNTTPESLTLQKTFHQMVEAKVDLAVMEVSSHALDMGRVHGCDYDVAVFTNLSQDHLDYHQTMEEYQRAKSLLFAQLGNTFDLNKPKFAVLNSDDPASDMYKRSTAAHVVTYGIDQQADIQAQNIQMTPKGTTFTLVMGEYSYPVQMQLIGKFSVYNVLASIAAASVSGIGMKDIIRSIEEVQGVAGRFELVNAGQDFTVIVDYAHTPDSLENVLKTIQHFASKRVFVVVGCGGDRDRTKRPLMAQIACKWATNPIFTSDNPRSEDPNAILTEMEAGVAGESYQVIPDRKEAIFTAVKHAETGDIILIAGKGHETYQIVGNVVHDFDDRLIAREAIEGR from the coding sequence ATGAAACTACAAGAGCTGCTAAAGTGTTTGCACCCTATTGTTCCCTATAAGGGGGAAAACCCGGAAATTACATCAATTGAAAATGACAATCGGAAGGTGCAAAAAGGGAGCTTATTTATTTGCATTAAGGGCTACACAGTTGATGGCCATGATTTTGCTGGATCTGCAGTGGAAAATGGGGCTGTCGCAGTATTAGCTGAACGCCCATTAAATATTGATGTTCCTGTTATCTTAGTTCAGGATACTATTAGGGCAATGGCTGTTGTTGCAGATGCTTATTATAGCCAGCCAACGAAAAAGCTACACTTAATTGGAATTACAGGCACAAATGGGAAAACAACCACCAGTCATTTGATTGAAAAAATATTTGCTGATGCAGGTAAGAAAACAGGTCTGATAGGTACAATGTATACGAAAATTGCGGATCAGATTTTGGAGACGAAAAATACTACTCCTGAAAGTTTGACATTGCAAAAGACGTTTCATCAAATGGTAGAAGCCAAGGTGGATTTAGCCGTAATGGAGGTTTCTTCACATGCCCTTGACATGGGGAGAGTACATGGCTGTGATTATGATGTTGCCGTGTTCACCAACCTATCGCAAGATCATTTAGATTATCACCAGACGATGGAAGAATACCAGAGGGCTAAGAGTTTATTGTTTGCACAATTAGGAAATACATTTGACCTAAATAAGCCTAAATTTGCAGTATTAAATTCAGATGACCCTGCATCAGATATGTACAAAAGGTCAACAGCTGCACATGTTGTTACATACGGAATTGATCAGCAAGCTGATATTCAAGCTCAAAACATACAAATGACGCCAAAGGGGACTACATTTACCCTTGTAATGGGGGAATACAGCTATCCAGTTCAAATGCAACTGATTGGGAAATTCAGTGTTTATAATGTACTGGCAAGTATTGCTGCAGCTTCAGTATCAGGGATCGGGATGAAAGATATCATACGTTCAATTGAAGAGGTTCAGGGTGTTGCAGGAAGGTTTGAATTGGTTAATGCTGGACAGGATTTTACAGTTATTGTTGATTATGCGCACACTCCAGATAGCCTTGAAAATGTGTTAAAGACGATTCAGCACTTTGCAAGTAAAAGGGTTTTCGTTGTTGTCGGCTGTGGAGGAGATCGAGACCGAACGAAACGGCCACTAATGGCACAAATTGCATGCAAATGGGCTACAAATCCAATCTTTACTTCAGACAATCCACGAAGTGAAGATCCGAACGCTATTTTAACAGAAATGGAAGCAGGCGTGGCGGGGGAATCCTATCAAGTCATTCCTGATAGAAAGGAAGCCATTTTTACAGCTGTGAAACATGCTGAAACTGGAGATATCATTTTAATTGCCGGAAAAGGACATGAAACCTATCAGATAGTTGGAAACGTAGTTCACGATTTTGACGATAGGTTGATTGCTCGGGAAGCAATCGAGGGGAGATAG
- a CDS encoding stage V sporulation protein D produces the protein MRVSNVTVRKRLMIALFVGFLTFLIIDVRLGYVQFVLGDMLTDRAKGSWSRNIPFEPERGQIVDRNGIPLAANISAPTVYVIPRQVKDPATTAEKLAAVLNMPKETAYREITKSASSVRIKEGRKISHEKAKEIRALGLEGVYIGEDSKRHYPNGSYLSHVLGFTGVDNQGLMGLEKYYDKELSGERGAVKFYANAKGERMNSMADDYEHPVNGLDLKLTIDSKIQTIVERELDIAEAKYNPDGIVAIAMNPNNGEILAMSSRPTFDPANFRNVPQEIYNRNLPVWSTYEPGSTFKIITLAAALNEGKVNLEKEHFHDSGSVQVAGARLKCWKRGGHGDQSFLEVVQNSCNPGFVELGERLGKDKLFKYIKDFGFGQKTGIDLQGEGTGILFNLNRVGPVEQATTAFGQGVSVTPIQQVTAVSAAINGGILYKPYIAKELIDPVTKEVVMRNTPVEKRRVITEETSKEIRHALESVVAQGTGGKAFVEGYRVGGKTGTAQKAQNGRYLENNFIVSFMGFAPADDPQIVVYVAVDNPKGVTAFGGTVSAPIVGAIMKDSLSAMGIEPRKDQIEKEIKWPDTPLLKLPDFVGLTKGELQEQMINLRIDASGEGDVVVRQSPSPGTKVKEGSKIRLYFGKGE, from the coding sequence ATGCGTGTTTCTAATGTAACTGTCCGTAAGAGGCTAATGATTGCACTATTCGTTGGATTTCTGACCTTCTTGATTATTGATGTCAGGCTTGGATATGTACAATTTGTACTAGGGGATATGTTAACCGACCGAGCAAAAGGATCTTGGAGCAGGAACATCCCTTTTGAGCCTGAACGGGGACAAATTGTTGATAGAAATGGTATACCGTTAGCCGCAAATATAAGTGCCCCAACAGTATATGTCATTCCACGGCAGGTGAAGGATCCTGCAACGACTGCTGAAAAGCTGGCAGCGGTATTGAACATGCCGAAAGAAACAGCTTATCGCGAGATTACGAAAAGTGCGTCCTCTGTGAGAATCAAAGAGGGTAGAAAAATTTCTCACGAGAAGGCCAAAGAGATTAGAGCCCTGGGACTTGAAGGTGTATATATTGGGGAAGACTCAAAACGACATTATCCGAATGGCAGCTATCTTTCTCATGTCCTAGGATTTACTGGAGTAGATAACCAAGGGTTAATGGGACTTGAAAAGTACTATGATAAAGAATTAAGCGGTGAACGTGGAGCTGTGAAATTTTATGCGAATGCCAAAGGAGAACGTATGAATAGTATGGCGGATGACTATGAGCATCCGGTTAATGGGCTTGATTTAAAATTAACAATAGATTCAAAAATACAAACCATTGTCGAGAGAGAACTTGATATTGCTGAAGCTAAATATAATCCAGATGGAATCGTAGCGATTGCAATGAATCCAAATAATGGGGAAATCCTTGCGATGTCTAGCAGACCCACATTTGACCCTGCAAATTTCCGCAATGTGCCACAAGAGATTTATAACCGAAATCTCCCAGTCTGGTCAACATATGAACCTGGGTCGACTTTTAAGATTATCACTTTGGCAGCTGCTTTGAACGAAGGGAAAGTGAATCTCGAAAAAGAGCATTTTCATGATTCTGGTTCTGTACAGGTGGCGGGTGCACGGTTGAAGTGTTGGAAAAGGGGCGGCCACGGGGATCAAAGCTTTTTAGAGGTAGTGCAAAACTCTTGTAACCCAGGGTTTGTAGAATTAGGTGAACGCCTGGGTAAGGATAAACTTTTTAAGTATATAAAGGATTTTGGTTTTGGTCAAAAGACTGGAATTGATTTGCAAGGAGAAGGAACAGGTATTTTATTCAACTTAAATCGAGTGGGTCCTGTAGAACAAGCCACCACTGCTTTTGGACAAGGGGTTTCTGTTACTCCTATCCAACAAGTAACCGCTGTTTCCGCAGCGATAAATGGTGGAATATTATATAAGCCGTATATCGCTAAGGAATTAATAGATCCTGTTACCAAAGAAGTTGTAATGAGAAACACGCCTGTTGAAAAGAGAAGAGTTATAACCGAGGAAACATCGAAGGAGATTCGCCATGCTCTTGAAAGTGTTGTTGCACAAGGAACGGGAGGAAAGGCCTTTGTAGAAGGTTACCGTGTTGGTGGTAAGACTGGGACGGCACAAAAGGCTCAAAATGGCCGTTATTTGGAAAATAACTTTATCGTATCATTTATGGGTTTTGCCCCGGCTGATGACCCGCAGATAGTGGTCTATGTAGCGGTGGACAATCCAAAAGGTGTTACCGCATTTGGTGGTACTGTAAGTGCTCCAATTGTAGGGGCGATTATGAAGGATAGTTTAAGTGCAATGGGGATAGAACCACGAAAAGATCAAATTGAAAAAGAAATTAAGTGGCCAGATACACCTTTATTGAAATTACCTGATTTTGTAGGTCTTACAAAAGGTGAACTCCAAGAGCAAATGATTAACTTAAGAATCGATGCTAGTGGTGAAGGGGATGTAGTTGTAAGACAATCCCCGAGTCCAGGAACAAAAGTTAAGGAAGGATCAAAAATTAGATTGTACTTTGGTAAAGGGGAATAA
- a CDS encoding penicillin-binding protein produces MSKKQPYMNAGAAILFVIFGLLFFVLLFRYYSIQITGEVGGQPLAAKAQQKYNRQGVLQAARGEILDRNGEVIAEDTAAYTLIAILDKKMTTNPKKPQHVKDPHKTAKELAKFLKMDESEIYSILSNGISKGRFQVEFGKAGKDITHQTKKEIEALELPGITFIRDSKRFYPNGMFASHVVGYADRVEQKDQTYKSIGKMGIEKEFDKVLTGVDGKINYESDLWGYLLPDGKEKITPAQNGNDVYLTIDTKIQTFLEDAMNKVAKDYKPKKIIAIVADPKTGNILAMGQRPSFHPKTKEGIDKSWHNEAVETSFEPGSTMKIFTLAAAVQEKVFNPNEYYQSGSYQVTKKDKAIHDHNGSGWGSITYLEGVQRSSNVAFAKIAKEKLGFERFREYLTKFGFDKPTGIELPDETSGKIQFTYPIEKITTAYGQGTAITPIQQIQAATAIANGGKMLKPHVVEKIVNHDTGETVKEVSPEVVGTPISTETAKKVRDFLETVVTSPKGTGGRYKIEGYSVAGKTGTANIPGPNGKYLKGVNSYMFSFLGMAPKDDPKLIVYVAVQQPELEGLEAGQGAIPVSGIFNPVMQNSLHYLNIQPSVLEKATINKMTDLKGQSVTETVKELKEKGYETVVLGNGPEIVGQLPKAGTTILEGEKVIIQTDGELTAPNMTGWSLRDVMKVANMAGLKLNSNGKGYVAKQSIQPKAALKEGDFLIVDLKTPEEQWNEEKKVSTDEKDQPDETKEKVKD; encoded by the coding sequence ATGAGTAAGAAACAGCCATATATGAATGCAGGAGCAGCGATATTGTTTGTAATATTCGGCCTGCTCTTTTTTGTATTACTTTTTAGGTATTATTCTATTCAAATTACTGGAGAAGTGGGCGGACAGCCACTTGCTGCAAAGGCACAGCAAAAGTATAACAGGCAGGGGGTTCTGCAAGCTGCCAGGGGAGAAATACTGGATCGAAATGGCGAGGTGATTGCTGAGGATACAGCCGCATATACCTTAATTGCTATTTTAGATAAAAAAATGACGACGAACCCTAAAAAACCACAACATGTTAAAGATCCACATAAAACGGCAAAGGAACTAGCTAAATTTCTTAAAATGGATGAATCTGAAATTTATAGCATTCTTTCTAATGGGATTTCTAAGGGAAGATTCCAAGTGGAATTTGGTAAGGCGGGTAAAGATATAACGCACCAAACGAAGAAAGAAATTGAAGCATTAGAACTACCCGGTATTACTTTTATTCGTGACTCGAAACGGTTCTATCCAAATGGGATGTTTGCTTCACATGTAGTGGGATATGCTGACCGTGTTGAGCAAAAGGATCAAACCTATAAATCAATTGGAAAAATGGGCATCGAGAAAGAATTTGATAAGGTTTTAACCGGTGTTGACGGTAAGATTAATTATGAGAGTGATTTATGGGGTTACTTACTTCCGGACGGGAAAGAGAAAATAACACCAGCACAAAATGGAAATGACGTCTATTTAACGATTGATACAAAAATTCAAACCTTTTTAGAAGATGCAATGAATAAGGTGGCAAAGGACTATAAGCCTAAAAAAATTATTGCAATCGTCGCTGACCCTAAAACAGGAAATATCTTAGCGATGGGCCAGCGACCCTCCTTTCATCCTAAAACAAAAGAAGGTATTGATAAGAGCTGGCATAATGAAGCGGTTGAAACATCGTTTGAACCTGGTTCAACGATGAAAATATTTACGTTAGCAGCCGCAGTGCAAGAGAAAGTATTCAATCCAAATGAGTATTATCAATCGGGTTCTTATCAAGTGACAAAAAAGGATAAAGCTATTCATGACCACAATGGGTCAGGATGGGGAAGCATAACCTATTTGGAAGGCGTACAGCGTTCATCCAATGTTGCCTTCGCAAAAATTGCAAAAGAAAAATTAGGTTTTGAAAGGTTTAGAGAATACCTGACTAAATTTGGATTCGACAAACCGACGGGTATTGAGCTTCCTGATGAAACCTCTGGGAAGATTCAATTTACTTATCCAATTGAAAAAATTACTACGGCTTACGGTCAAGGGACTGCCATCACCCCTATCCAGCAAATACAGGCAGCTACAGCGATTGCTAATGGAGGGAAGATGCTGAAACCACATGTGGTTGAAAAAATAGTCAACCATGATACAGGAGAAACTGTAAAGGAAGTTTCTCCAGAAGTAGTGGGAACTCCGATTTCTACTGAAACCGCAAAAAAGGTCCGCGATTTTCTTGAAACAGTTGTCACGTCTCCAAAAGGAACCGGAGGACGGTACAAAATTGAGGGATATAGTGTAGCAGGTAAAACGGGAACGGCAAATATTCCTGGACCAAATGGCAAGTATCTAAAAGGGGTCAATAGTTACATGTTTTCTTTCCTTGGGATGGCACCAAAGGACGATCCAAAATTAATCGTCTATGTTGCTGTTCAACAACCGGAGCTGGAAGGATTGGAAGCTGGACAAGGAGCAATTCCTGTCTCTGGCATTTTTAATCCGGTAATGCAAAATAGCCTTCACTATCTAAATATTCAACCCTCTGTACTTGAAAAGGCGACAATTAATAAAATGACTGACCTTAAAGGTCAGTCCGTTACAGAAACGGTTAAGGAATTAAAAGAAAAAGGCTATGAAACAGTTGTATTAGGTAACGGCCCTGAAATAGTCGGTCAACTTCCTAAAGCAGGAACAACGATTCTTGAAGGAGAAAAGGTAATTATTCAAACAGATGGTGAATTAACAGCACCAAATATGACGGGATGGTCTTTAAGAGATGTGATGAAGGTGGCAAACATGGCTGGTCTTAAGCTTAACTCAAATGGAAAAGGTTATGTAGCTAAGCAAAGTATCCAACCGAAAGCAGCTCTTAAAGAAGGCGATTTCCTAATAGTAGATTTAAAAACACCTGAAGAACAGTGGAATGAAGAAAAGAAAGTTTCAACGGATGAGAAAGATCAACCGGATGAAACAAAAGAGAAAGTAAAAGATTGA
- the ftsL gene encoding cell division protein FtsL yields MSNLARKYQQQQQEHVEQNSKSIGEIKIKKSWLTPGEKIIGVAFAGLVCFGAVHLISTQSSIYEVNKDLQNVEAKVKEQQKVNSDLQVQVSELSAYDRIYEKAKKMGLVLNENNVKVVQEK; encoded by the coding sequence TTGAGTAATCTTGCCAGGAAGTATCAACAACAACAACAAGAGCACGTTGAACAAAATAGCAAAAGTATTGGTGAAATAAAAATAAAAAAATCCTGGCTCACTCCAGGAGAAAAGATCATTGGAGTCGCATTTGCTGGTTTGGTATGTTTCGGTGCAGTTCATCTAATTTCTACCCAATCTAGTATTTATGAAGTCAATAAAGATCTTCAAAATGTTGAAGCAAAAGTAAAGGAACAACAGAAGGTTAACAGCGACTTGCAGGTACAAGTAAGTGAACTTAGTGCATATGACCGAATTTATGAAAAGGCAAAGAAGATGGGACTTGTGCTAAACGAAAATAACGTCAAGGTTGTGCAGGAGAAATGA